The genomic window TGTCCGAGCCGAGCATCCTGGCGTCCCTGCTCTCAGTGCTGTCGCTGGCCCGCGACCAGTCCGTCTATGCGACCCCGCCGACCGAGGGGGCGTTGGGCCAGCGGCTTCACGAGAACATCCCCACCGGCCCGTTCCCGATGCCGGTGCTGATCGCCCAGGGCGAGGCCGACACCCTGATCCAACCCGCCCACCAGCAGGCGTATGTCGACCGGCTCTGCTCCGCGGGGCAGTCACCTGAGTACCGGACCTACCCAGGGCGGGACCACCTGTCGGTGGTCGAGCCCGACTCGGACCTGATTGAGGACCTGCTGGCGTGGACCGTCGACCGGTTCGACGGGGTCGCCGCAACGCCTAACTGCAGTTGACCCGGGAGATCGACCCCTACCGCCGGGAGATCGACCCCTATCCCCCGGGAAGACCCCGGCCCTAGATTGTGCTCGTGAGCGAAGTCCAGACCCTCGCCGTGACCCGGCCGATCCTGGCGCAGGGCCCGCGCACCGAGCGGGTGCTGCGTGGGATCGCGCTGACTGGGCTGGTGCTCGCCGTGCTCACCGCCGTCGCGTCCCTGGTCGTCATGGTCGTCCTGCCCGCCGAACGCGCGGAGCAGCTGAACAGCACAGTTGCGGCGAGTCTGCTGACCGTCGGCATGGTTGGACTCGCGGTCGCCGGCACCGTCCTGGCCCGGCAACAGCCCCGCTCCCTCATCGCCTGGCTCATGCTGGGCACCGCCCTGGCCTGGCTGCTCGGCACCATGGCGCTGGCCGGGGCGTGGTGGCTCCTGGACGGGGACAGCGCACTGGCTCCGTTCGCCGGGTGGCTCACCAACTGGATCTGGGTCCCGGCCCAGGCGCTGTCCATGGTGGTGCTGCTGCGCCTGCCCACGGGGCGGCTGCCCAGCCCCCGCTGGAGGGCGGCCGAGCGGGCCGTGCTGGTCTGGGCGGGGCTAGCCGTCCTGACCACCGCCCTGCTCCCCGGGCCCCTCGGGGCGGACATCCTCGCGCCCCTGACCAACCCCATCGGGGTGAGCGCCCTGTCCGGCTTCTCCGAGGGACTGCTCACCGCTCTGTTCATCGTCCTGCCGGTCCTGATCCTCGTCTCGACCGCGGCGCCTATCCTGCGCTGGCGGCGCGCCGGCACCCGCGAGCGCGCCGCCCTGCGGTGGATCGCCGTCGCGGCGGTGACGGTGGCGGTCGCGGCACCGCTGGCCGCCGTGAGCGAAGCCGGCGAGATCCTGCAGGGCGTGGCGGGTCTCCTCCTCCCGATCGGCATCGGGCTGGCCGTGCTGCGCGAGGAGTTGTGGGATCTGGATCTGCGACGTCGCTATGACCGGCTGCGCCTCACCCGCGACCAGGAGCGCGAGCGCCTGCGCCGTGAGCTGCACGACTCTCTCGGACCGGTGCTCGGGTCCATCTCGATGCGAGCGGAGGCTGCTCGCAACCTCTTGACCAGCGGCGACGCGGCCCGTGTGGACAGCCTGCTCGGATCGATCGGTGACGCGACCGAGGGGGCCCTCACGGAGGTTCGCCGGCTGATCGACGGCCTGGGACCGGGCGCGATGCACGACCACGACCTCGTGCCCGCCCTGCGGGTCCAGCTGGAGGCCCACGCCGACTCCTTCCCGGTCACCCTGCACGCTCACCCCGACCCGCTGCCGCCGCTGGATGAGAAGGTGGCGGCCACGGCATACCTCGTGATCAGTGAGGCGGTGCGCAACGCCGCGCGGCACTCCGGTGGAACCGGATCCACGGTCAGCCTGCGGATGAGGGGCGATCGGCTGCGTGCCGAGGTGTGGGACGACGGTCGCGGAGTAGGAGACTCAGCAGCTGGCGTCGGGCGATCGGGCATGACCTCGCGCATCGCGGAGGAGGGTGGCCGGTTGAGCATCGCGACCGGCCAGGCCGGTGGCACCGTGGTGACCTTCGAGCTCCCGGGGGCGCTGCGGTGATCCGGGTCGCACTGGCCGATGACCACCCCGTCTTCCGCGAGGGCCTGCAGCTGCTCCTGGACAGCTCAGGAGACATCGAGGTCGTGGGGGTGGCAGCAGACGGAGCCGAGTTGCTGACACTCCTTGACCAGCCGGGCCTGGAGGTGGACGTGGTCGTGCTCGACCTCGACATGCCCGTGCTCGACGGGGTGGCGACGGCCCGTCGCCTCGCGGCGTCCCGCCCAGGTGTGGGCATCCTCGCTCTGACCATGCACGACGAGCCGACGGTCGTGGGCCGGGCCCTCGATGCGGGCGTGCGGGGCTACGTGCTCAAGGGAGCCGGTCACGGGGCGATCGCCCGGGCAGTGCGGGCCGTGGCCGAGGGCGACACGGTGCTCAGTGGCACGGTAGGGGAGGCGGTGCGACGCCGCTCGCTCGCGGCCGACGGTCCGGCGCTGCCGGGGCTGTCGACGAGGGAGTCGGAGGTGCTGACTCTCGTGGCCCAGGGCCGCGACAACCACGAGATCGCGCGCTCGCTCTATCTGTCGGTGAAGACGGTGCAGAACCACGTGAGCGGTCTGCTGTCCAAGACCGGCGCCCGCACCCGCGCCGAGCTCGTCGCCCTTGCCCGCGACGCCTGGTAGACGGTCTTCTCGCCCGCCCCCCAGCGTGTCCCCCCGTCCCGCCGCTAGACGCACGACTCCCTGAGCACGCCAAGCCTCAGATCAGGAGTTCCGCCCCTGTCCACCGGGAATCCGGGAACGCCACCGTGGTGGTCAGCGGCCGGGAGCAGCCTGGCCGACCCGAAAGGAAGACGCATGCTCACCACACGCCGCTCGCTCGTCGCCCTGGTCGCCATCTGCGGGGCCCTCGTGCTCAACGCCTTCGTGCTCAGCCCCCTGTGGATTCTGGCGCCCGCCGAGGCCTTCAGCGACACCGTCGCCATCGCGGCCTTTCCCTGGAGTCAGCGCATCAGCTGGCTCCTGCTGACCCTCCTCATCCCCGTCATCCCGGCCGTCCTACGGGCAGGAGGCCGGGGCACCCCGCCGGCGTGGGTCGGCCCGCTCGTCCAGATCACGCTGGCCGCGCAGGCTGCGACGCACTTCGTCCAGGGCTTCGTGATGGCCTGGCTGCTCCCCCTCGCCCCGGAGGTGATCGACCTGACCACCGACGGCGGCGCCCTCCAGATCGCCTTGTTCACGATCTGGCTCTCCTTCCTCGTGGTCAACGTGCTCTTCGCGGTGACCCTGTGGCGGGCCGGTCACAGCCGGGTCGGCGCCGGCCTGATGATGGTCGGCGCCGTCGTCACGCCGATGTTCGGGCCGTTCGGCGCAGGCCTGCTCGCCCTCGGTCTGACCGTCATCGCGGTCGGGGCGCTGCGGTCCCGCACCGCTGCACCCGAGCGCGTGCTGTCGCCGACCACGCTCTGACGCCTGCAGAGACAGCGAGGCCCGGGACATCGGTCCCGGGCCTCGCTGTCTGGGTGCTGCCTGCCGTCAGGCGCGCACCTGCGTGAACGCCGCCGTCGCGGGGTCGGCCCCGATGAACTCGTCGGAGTCCAGTGCGCTGATGGCGCCCATGTCCTCGTCGGTCAGCTCGAAGGAGAACAGGTCCAGGTTGGACGCGATGCGCTCCGGCGTGACCGACTTGGGGATGACGATGGTGCCCTGCTGGACGTGCCAGCGCAGCACGACCTGACCGGTGCTGACGCCGAGTCGCTCGGCGATCGCGGTCACGGCCGGGGTGCTCAGGTCCTTGCCCTGCCCCAGCGGCGAGTAGGCCTCGACCGCGATGCCGGCAGCGCGACTGGCGTCCTGGGTGTGGGTCTGCTGGAAGGTCGGGTGGAGCTCGACCTGGTTGACCGCCGGGACGACCTCGGTCTCAGCGAGCAGCCGCTCGAGGAACTGCGGGAGGAAGTTGGAGACGCCGATCGCGCGGACTGCACCCTGCTCATACAGCTTCTCGAAGGACTTCCAGGTCTCGACATACTTGTCGGCACTCGGGAACGGCCAGTGCACGAGATAGAGGTCGACGACATCGAGGCCGAGGGCCTTGCGACTGTTCTCGAAGGCGGCCAGCGCGGTCTCGGCGCCCTGGTCCCCGTTGCGCAGCTTGGTGGTGACGAAGATGTCCTCGCGTGGCAGACCGCTGGCCCTGATCGCCGCTCCGACACCGGCCTCGTTGTAGTAGGCCGCCGCCGTGTCGATGTGCCGGTAGCCGGCCTCGAGCGCCTGCTCGACCACCTGCTGGGTCGTCTCCTCCGGCACCTGGAAGACGCCGAACCCGACCTGCGGGATGGTGACGCCGTTGTTGAGCTCGATGCTGGGGATCGTGGAGTTCGTCATACCTGTGCCTACACGCGCGGACGCGCTGCTATTCCGCGGCGGCCGCCAGCGCCCTGGTGAGCGCCCGCGCCTTGACCTGCGTCTCGGCATACTCCTCGGCTGGGTCGGACAGGGCCGTGATCGCGCCTCCGACGCCGAACTCGGCCACGCCGTCGCTCAGCGTGACGGTGCGGATCACGATCGACAGGTCCATCGCGCCGTCCAGCCCGATCCAGCCCAGCGCCCCGGCATAGACACCGCGCGGGCCACCCTCAAGCCGGTCCAGGATCTGCATCGTGCGCACCTTGGGCGCCCCGGTCATCGAGCCACCCGGGAAGCAGGTGCCGATGACGTCCAGGCAGTCCATGCCCTCGGCGAGCTGCCCGCGGACCGTGGAGACCAGCTGGTGCACGGTCGCATAGGTCTCGACCTCAAAGATGCTAGGCACGTGGACCGAACCCGGCCGGCAGACCCGGTGCAGGTCGTTGCGCAGCAGGTCGACGATCATCAGGTTCTCCGCACGGTCCTTGACGAAGGTGCGCAGGTCCTCGACGAGCGCTGCGTCGGCCTGTGGATCCGTGCCGCGGGGGCGGGTGCCCTTGATCGGGCGCGCCTCGACCGCACCGTCGGCGCTCACCGAGACGAACCGCTCCGGAGACGCACTGAGCACGGTAGTCCCGGGTCCGCGCAACCATGCGGCGAACGGCACCGGGCTCGCCTCCCGCATCCCTGCGGCGAGCGTCGCCTCGTCCACGCGCCCCGGCCAGGTCGCGGTGTTGGTCAGGCAGATCTCGTAGGACTCCCCGGCCCTGATCTCCCGCTGGCACTGGGCGATCAGGTCGAGATACTGCAACTGGGTATGCCGGAAGGTCGCCTCTCCCCGCGCGCTGTCCTCGTCCGCGTCCAGCTCACCCCCCGCGTCCGCCCCGTCCACCTTCAGCCCACCCCCCGCGCGCAACTGCATGGCTCCTTCACGCTCCACGCTCGAATCGCTGTGAAGGATGCGTGCAGTTGGACGCTGAGGACTGCCGTCGACCGCCGCCCGCGCCGTCTCGACCCAGGCCACCTGCTCGGCCTGTGTCTTCGCGTCCCAGAGATAGACCGCGTGGGCAGTGCCCTCCTCGTGGTCGACCACCACCGCCCGGTCCGCCATGACCAGCCGCGCATCCGGGTGGGGCGAGGCGTGCGCCGCGCTGCCGCCGAGCTCGGCCTTGAGCTCATAGCCCAGATAGCCGACGAACCCGGGCCGGAACGTCCCGGGAAGCTCGGCCGCGTCGCTCACGCGCAACCGGTCGCACAACCGGGCCAGGTTCGGCAGCAAGGGGCCCTCCAGCCGCTCCCCCGTCGAGAGCTCGGTGACCGCCCCGGCACCCTCCGACGGGTCGCCTGTCCCGACCCGGTGCGTCAGCACATAGGACAGCGGCCCCGAGGCGTCCCCCATCACAGAGCACCGACCCGACGCCGAGCCGGTGCCGGAGGCGTCGAGCCAGAACGCGGTGGCACTGTCGGCGAGCAGCGACTGGTGCAGCGCCCACGTGTCGACGTCGCGGCCGAGCACGACGGCAGTGACCCGCACCGGACGTCCGCCTGCTGTGCGGGTCGGGAGCGGCCGGTGCACATCGCCGATCGCGACGCGTGAGGAGACGGTATGGCGGGGCTGCACCCCCGCCATACGCAGGAAGTTGGCGACCAACAGCTCACCGTGCTCCGAGAGCACCGACTCCGGGTGGAACTGCACTCCCCAGCGCCGCTCGCCCGGCTCGTGGAGCGCCATGACGACCCCGTCATCGGTGGCCCGGGCGTTCACCCGCAGGGGCGACGGCGCACTCAGCGTGACCTCGAGCGAGTGATAGCGCACCACGTCGAACGGCGACGGGATGCCCTCGAACAGTCCCGTGCCGTCATGCTCCACCGCGCTGACCTGGCCGTGGACGGGGGTCGCGAGCTCGGTGACGGCGTCACCGGCCAAGTGCGCCATCCCCTGGTGCCCGAGGCAGACCCCGAGCACGGGCACCTCGCGCTGACGCAGCGCCAGGTCGCTCAGACCCATGTCCGCGGCGTGCTGCGGACGCCCCGGTCCAGGCCCGACGACGATCGCGTCGAACGACGTGAGGTCGTCGTCCGTGAGGTCGCCGGCCGGGTGATCGTGGCGCCAGACGGTGGGCGGCTCCCCGAGCACCCGGTGGAGCAGGTCAGCGATGTTGTAGGTGAAGCTGTCGACGTTGTCGATCAGCAGGACGCGCGACAAGTCAGCCCCGTGGCTTCAGCCGCACCCCGGGCAGCGACGGCGCGGGCAGCGGGTCACCGTCATAGTCGAAGATCCCGAAGCGGGTGTCCGCCCCGCTCGCGACCCGCTCCTGCCACTCCGCGCGGAAGGCCTCGACCTCGTCATGGGTGCGGCCGATGAAGTTCCACCACATGACGATCTGCTCACCGAAGGGCGGTCCGCCGAGCAGGATCACGCGGGCACCGTGCTCGCCGGCCCGCAGCTCGACGGACTCCTGGCCCGGGGCGAGATAGGCCAGATCGTGCGCGCCGACCTGCTCCGGACCGACGGAGACCGGTCCGCCGTCGACGAGGACCCCGTGCTCGAAGGTCGGGTCCAGCCGCAGGGTGATCACCGCGCCCGGCTGCACGGTCAGCTCGGCGCCCAACAGCGGGGTGTATGTCGTGACGCTGGAGCTGACCGGACCGTCCAGTCCGGGGTCGTCGACGTCGACCTGACCCAGGAACACTGCGAGCCGTCCGCCCACCAGGTCGACCGGCTCGGGCACGTAGTGCTCGAATCCCGGCTCGACCGCGCGCGACCCGTCCGGCAGGACGGTCCAGAGCTGGACGCCGTGCAGGGTCGTGGCCGCGGGGGTGGAGACCTCGGAGTGCGAGACTCCCTGTCCCGCTGTCATGAGGTTGAGCTCGCCCGGTCGGACCATCGCGTGGACACCGGTGCTGTCGCGGTGCTCGATCTCGCCGGTGAACAGCCACGAGACGGTCTGCAGGCCGGTGTGCGGGTGGGGCGGCACCACCATGCCGCCGGACTGTGCCACCGCGTCCGGGCCGTAGTGGTCGGCGAAGCACCAGGCGCCGATCGTCGTGCGGCCCCGGGTCGGGAGTGTGCGGCGCACCGTCATCGCCCTCGGGCCACCGAGCGGCACCTCACGCGGGGCGATCACCTCCAGAGCCGGACCAGGCTGGTCCGCGCCACCCTCCACCTCAGCCGGCGCTATCTCGAGATTGCTCATGCCGTCGAGACTACTGACACCGTCTGCAGCGCGCTCGCCCTCCGCCGCCCACTCCCGGCCGCCCGCTCCCGATCGTCCGCCTAGGCGAGTGCCCGGGGAACCGCAGGCGCCTGAGCGCCGTCTGCCCTGTGAAAGACTCGACAGCGCGCGGCGAGGCCCGCGCCAGAGCACGGATGAAGGGGATGAGGGCTTGAGCAACAGATCACAACAGTTCATCGACGCCGCACGGCAGGTCGCCGGAGGCGCGGACGTGCGCGACGTCGTCGGCCAGTCGCTCCAGCAGGCAGCTGGTGGCGCGGCCGCGAGCGGCGGAGCAGGCTTCGGTCTGAACGCCCGGGACTTCCCGGCAGCCCGCGGTGAGGGTGGATCTGCCGGCACCCGGATCGCCTCCGAGAGCGTCTCGCTGGATGACGCCGCCGAGCACCTGAGCCGCAGCCACTACGAGATGGGCCCCAGCGGACCGGTCCACGTCATCACCCCCATGGTGATGCCCAAGGGACGCCGCCTGCGGGCCATGCTCCCAGTGATCTTCCTGGTCATCCTGGGTGTTGTCGGCAGCGTCGTCCTGCTGCCCTTTGACGGGATGAGCTCGGCGCTCTTCGGAGCCCACTACTGGATCCTTGTGCTGCTCGTGGCCGCCTTCATGTGGTGGCGCCAGGGCATGGTCATGGTGCCCGAGGGCTGCACCGCCCTGATCAGCCGCTTCGGCAAGGTCGAGGCTGAGGTCGGACCGGGTCGGGTCACGCTGTGGAACCCGTGGAAGCGCGTGTCCTACATCGTCAACACCACCCGCGAGTACCCCTTCAACGCCCCGATCCGTCAGGCTCCCACCAAGTCCGGGGTGCAGGCCTCGGTCGACCTGTTCCTGCAGTTCCGCATCGTCAACGCCCGCGAGTTCGTCTTCGTGCTCGGCGCCGTCCAGGGCTTCCAGGACAAGCTCAACAACGCGATCTCGGAGACCACGCGTTCGCTCATCTATGACCAGGAGGCCTCCGGCATCTATGACCTGGTCGGTGAGAGCACCGCCCGCCTCCTCGAGCAGCTCAACTCCCAGTTCGCCCCCGCCGTCGAGCTCACGACCGCCAACATCACGCACGCTGAGCCCTCCGCGCAGGAGTACCGCATGGACCTGGCGGCCCCCGAGATGATCCGGGTGGCCAAGGAGGCCTACACCTACCAGTACGAGCTCAACCTCAAGAAGGAGCAGAACGAGGGTGACCTGAACAAGGACCTCGCCTCGCTCAACGAGAACCTCTCGGCGATCCAGGCCGACATCGCCCGCTACCAGGCGCAGATGGACACCGCGCTCGAGCGGGAGACCAACCGTGCCAACGCGCTGGCCCGCCAGCGTTTCGTGGAGTCGGAGTCGACCGCGCATGCCAACGCAGCCCTGCTCGAGGCCCAGGCCCTCGACATCCGGGCGCTCAGCGCGGCGCTCGCCCCGGAGATCCTGGACTACCGCTACCAGCAGGACATGCTGGACAAGATGGAGAGCCTGGCCCAGTCGCTCCCGCAGATCGTGCGGGTCGGCGGTGGCGAGGGCACCAGCGTGGACTACCTGCAGATCGCCCGCGAGCTCGTCGGCGGTCAGGACCACAAGCTCTTCACCGACGAGGACATGGCGGCCATCCGCTCACGCCAGCCCGATATCGCCCAGCGCGTCTCCGGCCGCGAGAGCGAGATCGGCCACCTGCTGCAGGCGCCCGAGGCGACCGACGTCGAGATCATCCCCGCCTCCGAACCGGTCGACGACCCGGAGGGCGAGGGCGTCCTCGACCAGATCCGCCGCTCGGTGGCGGATGAGGCGGTCAGCGCCAACCTTGAGGAGGCCACCGGCCGCCAGGCTCCGGAGCCCGACCCTCAGGGCGGACCCGGCGCAGGTATGCCGGCCAGTCCCCAGGGCGCAGTCCCCGGCGGTCCCCAGCAGCCGGAGGGCCAGTTCCCTCCCCCGCCCCCGCAGGGCTACCCGCCGGCACCGGGCGCCCAGCCGGCGCCGCAGCAGAACCCGGCAGCACCGCAGCAGGACGACGTGACGAACGAGGGTGAGAACCGTGGCTGAGCAGATGATGGAGCAGACCTCCCGCGCGATCCGCGGCCAGGGCATGAGCTCGATCAAGGAGGTCGTGTCCAGCTGGAGCGACGTCGCCCGGTTGCTGCGCGGTGGTGAGTCAGGCGCTCTGGTGCCTGTCGTCATCCCCCGAGACAGCCGCGGCCTGCGCTGGACCACCCTCGTGTGGTTCGCCCTGTGGGCCCTGATCAGCGGGTTCCTGCTGATGAGCGCCG from Ornithinimicrobium cryptoxanthini includes these protein-coding regions:
- a CDS encoding sensor histidine kinase → MSEVQTLAVTRPILAQGPRTERVLRGIALTGLVLAVLTAVASLVVMVVLPAERAEQLNSTVAASLLTVGMVGLAVAGTVLARQQPRSLIAWLMLGTALAWLLGTMALAGAWWLLDGDSALAPFAGWLTNWIWVPAQALSMVVLLRLPTGRLPSPRWRAAERAVLVWAGLAVLTTALLPGPLGADILAPLTNPIGVSALSGFSEGLLTALFIVLPVLILVSTAAPILRWRRAGTRERAALRWIAVAAVTVAVAAPLAAVSEAGEILQGVAGLLLPIGIGLAVLREELWDLDLRRRYDRLRLTRDQERERLRRELHDSLGPVLGSISMRAEAARNLLTSGDAARVDSLLGSIGDATEGALTEVRRLIDGLGPGAMHDHDLVPALRVQLEAHADSFPVTLHAHPDPLPPLDEKVAATAYLVISEAVRNAARHSGGTGSTVSLRMRGDRLRAEVWDDGRGVGDSAAGVGRSGMTSRIAEEGGRLSIATGQAGGTVVTFELPGALR
- a CDS encoding response regulator transcription factor is translated as MIRVALADDHPVFREGLQLLLDSSGDIEVVGVAADGAELLTLLDQPGLEVDVVVLDLDMPVLDGVATARRLAASRPGVGILALTMHDEPTVVGRALDAGVRGYVLKGAGHGAIARAVRAVAEGDTVLSGTVGEAVRRRSLAADGPALPGLSTRESEVLTLVAQGRDNHEIARSLYLSVKTVQNHVSGLLSKTGARTRAELVALARDAW
- a CDS encoding aldo/keto reductase; translated protein: MTNSTIPSIELNNGVTIPQVGFGVFQVPEETTQQVVEQALEAGYRHIDTAAAYYNEAGVGAAIRASGLPREDIFVTTKLRNGDQGAETALAAFENSRKALGLDVVDLYLVHWPFPSADKYVETWKSFEKLYEQGAVRAIGVSNFLPQFLERLLAETEVVPAVNQVELHPTFQQTHTQDASRAAGIAVEAYSPLGQGKDLSTPAVTAIAERLGVSTGQVVLRWHVQQGTIVIPKSVTPERIASNLDLFSFELTDEDMGAISALDSDEFIGADPATAAFTQVRA
- the pabB gene encoding aminodeoxychorismate synthase component I, which codes for MSRVLLIDNVDSFTYNIADLLHRVLGEPPTVWRHDHPAGDLTDDDLTSFDAIVVGPGPGRPQHAADMGLSDLALRQREVPVLGVCLGHQGMAHLAGDAVTELATPVHGQVSAVEHDGTGLFEGIPSPFDVVRYHSLEVTLSAPSPLRVNARATDDGVVMALHEPGERRWGVQFHPESVLSEHGELLVANFLRMAGVQPRHTVSSRVAIGDVHRPLPTRTAGGRPVRVTAVVLGRDVDTWALHQSLLADSATAFWLDASGTGSASGRCSVMGDASGPLSYVLTHRVGTGDPSEGAGAVTELSTGERLEGPLLPNLARLCDRLRVSDAAELPGTFRPGFVGYLGYELKAELGGSAAHASPHPDARLVMADRAVVVDHEEGTAHAVYLWDAKTQAEQVAWVETARAAVDGSPQRPTARILHSDSSVEREGAMQLRAGGGLKVDGADAGGELDADEDSARGEATFRHTQLQYLDLIAQCQREIRAGESYEICLTNTATWPGRVDEATLAAGMREASPVPFAAWLRGPGTTVLSASPERFVSVSADGAVEARPIKGTRPRGTDPQADAALVEDLRTFVKDRAENLMIVDLLRNDLHRVCRPGSVHVPSIFEVETYATVHQLVSTVRGQLAEGMDCLDVIGTCFPGGSMTGAPKVRTMQILDRLEGGPRGVYAGALGWIGLDGAMDLSIVIRTVTLSDGVAEFGVGGAITALSDPAEEYAETQVKARALTRALAAAAE
- a CDS encoding pirin family protein, whose amino-acid sequence is MSNLEIAPAEVEGGADQPGPALEVIAPREVPLGGPRAMTVRRTLPTRGRTTIGAWCFADHYGPDAVAQSGGMVVPPHPHTGLQTVSWLFTGEIEHRDSTGVHAMVRPGELNLMTAGQGVSHSEVSTPAATTLHGVQLWTVLPDGSRAVEPGFEHYVPEPVDLVGGRLAVFLGQVDVDDPGLDGPVSSSVTTYTPLLGAELTVQPGAVITLRLDPTFEHGVLVDGGPVSVGPEQVGAHDLAYLAPGQESVELRAGEHGARVILLGGPPFGEQIVMWWNFIGRTHDEVEAFRAEWQERVASGADTRFGIFDYDGDPLPAPSLPGVRLKPRG
- a CDS encoding SPFH domain-containing protein; translated protein: MSNRSQQFIDAARQVAGGADVRDVVGQSLQQAAGGAAASGGAGFGLNARDFPAARGEGGSAGTRIASESVSLDDAAEHLSRSHYEMGPSGPVHVITPMVMPKGRRLRAMLPVIFLVILGVVGSVVLLPFDGMSSALFGAHYWILVLLVAAFMWWRQGMVMVPEGCTALISRFGKVEAEVGPGRVTLWNPWKRVSYIVNTTREYPFNAPIRQAPTKSGVQASVDLFLQFRIVNAREFVFVLGAVQGFQDKLNNAISETTRSLIYDQEASGIYDLVGESTARLLEQLNSQFAPAVELTTANITHAEPSAQEYRMDLAAPEMIRVAKEAYTYQYELNLKKEQNEGDLNKDLASLNENLSAIQADIARYQAQMDTALERETNRANALARQRFVESESTAHANAALLEAQALDIRALSAALAPEILDYRYQQDMLDKMESLAQSLPQIVRVGGGEGTSVDYLQIARELVGGQDHKLFTDEDMAAIRSRQPDIAQRVSGRESEIGHLLQAPEATDVEIIPASEPVDDPEGEGVLDQIRRSVADEAVSANLEEATGRQAPEPDPQGGPGAGMPASPQGAVPGGPQQPEGQFPPPPPQGYPPAPGAQPAPQQNPAAPQQDDVTNEGENRG